DNA sequence from the Streptomyces tsukubensis genome:
CGAGCCTGGCCGCGCCGGGCGTGGTCCATCCGCACTCCGCCGCCTCGTACTCCGCCTCCACCTCCGGTGCCAGCCGGCGGGCCGTCAGCCAGGTCCGCAGGAGGAGGGCGAGGACGGGCACGAGCAGCAGCACCAGCAGGACCGGGATCACCGAAGCCTGCCAGCTCAGCAGGGTCGGCGGGGCGGGGACGGAACCGTCGGCCCCGGGGGTCCCGGAACCGTCGAGCCGGTCGGCCGCCCACTGTGCCGTACCACCGGTCATCACCCCGCCCAGGGCGCAGGCCAGGACCGTGACCGCGGGTCCGCCCAGACCGCCGAGGACGCTGCGGGCGTGCCGGGCGCGGCGCTGGAGGACGACGGCGACCACCGCGAGCGCCAGGGCGAGTCCGCTCTGGGCCAGGGCGAGCAGCCCGAAGACCGAGGTGCCGGGCAGGACGCCGCCGGACACCCAGTCCGGGCGCGGCCGGGCGGCGTACAGCAGGGAGAGGGCGAGCAGGGTGAGCGCCGCGCCGGGCAGGGCGGTGACGGCGGTCCGGTCGGCGCGGGCGTCGAAGCGGCGTTCGGTACGGCCGCGGCGGAAGACCACCCAGACCACCGTGGTCAGACCGAGGACCAGGCCGGCTTCGAGGGCCCGGCCCCACAGGGCCAGGAGTCCGGCGTCACCGGCGCGGTCGTGGCGGCTCGTGGCAAGGGTGACGGCCCCGGCGACGGTGAGGAATCCGGCGGCGGTATGGGCGGCGCGCAGCCGGGCGACATGGCGGCGGCCGTACCAGAATCCGGGGCGGCCGAGGGCGGGCCGGAGCACCGGTGCGGGCGGGCTGGAGCGGGGCGCGTGGCCGCCGTCCTCGTCACCGTCACCGTAGTTGTCTTCGTCCTCGTGGTCGCCGGGTTCATGGCCGGTCTCCTCCTCGACCTCGGGTTCCCGCTCGGGCCCTTGGTCGTCGGCCGGGCCGGTGCGACCGTCGGGCACATCGGCGCCGGTCGGCGGGCGCTGGGACTCGTAGGCGCTCCAGGTCCGGTGGGAGAGGTACCACAGCAGTCCGACGAGGGCTGCCGGGATCAGCGCGGCGAGCGCGAGGCGGCGGCCGGGCTGGGACCACCAGCCTTCGCGGTCGGCCGCGAGGAAGCCGAGCCACGACCGGCCTTCGGTGCATCCGGTGGCCCCGGCGCACTGCCAGGCGACCAGGTCGAGCGCCACCTCGCAGGCGGCGGCCGTCATCAGCACGGTCAGACTGAGCGCGACCAGCCGCACCAGCGCCCCGTAGAGCCGCATCGTCCGCGCCCGGCCGCGGGCCCGCGGCCGCATCCAGTGGGCGAGGTTGGCGACCATGAAGGGGAGCAGCAGCAGCCAGAGGGCGCGGGCGCTGTTGCCGGAGGTCAGGTTGGACCAGCAGTACGCCTCGGGGACGGGCTCGCCGTCGCTGCGCGCGGGGTCCGACTCGGCGTGGACGTCGTCGGCGCGGCGGAAGACGGCGGCCTTGTCGTCACCGGATATCCGGACCGTGCGGGGATCCCCGAGCATGCCCTCCGGGGTGGCTCCGCCCACACCGTGCACCAGCAGTTCCAGCGCCGGCCCTGGGCCGTTGGAGGTCGGGGGTTCAGCGGACACTTCGGCGGCTCGCTCTCGGACGGCGGCGGGTGGGGTACGGGGCGCGGTGCGGGCGCCACGGTGCGGCGCCCCGGATTCTGACAGCTCCCGGCCGCGGGGTCACGGAGTCGGAGCGTCTCGCGCGGGACGGATCGTGACAGGATGGTTTTCCCGGCCGGGTGTTCGTACGGGTGTGCCGGAGGGCGGCGGCCGGACGGCGGGCCGCGGCGGTCGCGGCACGGGCGGCGACGAAGGGACCGGCTCCGCGGTGACGGAACGACAGAACCTGCTTCTCGACGGGATGCGGCGGCACGGCCGGGCGTCGGTCGATGAACTCCCCCACGGGCTCCGGGTCCCGGACCCGGTCGTACGCCGGGGTGAGCCCGCGGGCAGGGCCGGGTCCGCGCCGTGACCGCGTTCCGGCTGGAGCGTACGGTCGCGTACGGGACGGCGGAGGCATGGCGGCGGGTCACCGACTGGCGGGCCCATGCGGCGCTGATGCCGTGGACGGCGCTGACGTCCGTGGTGCCCGAACCGCCGGGCCCGGGGACGGTGTTCACCGTGCGGACGGGGGTGGGCCGGGCCGGGTTCGACGATCCGATGGAGATCGTGGAGTGGTCACCGCCGTCCGGAGCCGGTCCCGGCCGGTTCCGGCTGGTGAAGCGGGGCCGGGTGATCCGGGGGTGGGCCGTGGTCGAGGTGCGTCCCGAGGGGTCCGGATCGGTGGTGGTGTGGACGGAGGAGGCACGGCTGCGCGGAGTGCCGGGCCGGCTGAGCGCACGGGTGGGGCGCGTGCTGTTCGGACGGGCGCTGGACGCGCTGCTGCGGAACGCCGGGTAGCCTCCGGAGCCCGTTCCGTCCGCCGTGCGTGCTTCCGGCGGGCCTGCGACCGGTGTGACGTCCCATGATCCACTCGTTGGACGGGGCGAGCGGGTCCGCCCCGTGCGCACTGCAACCGTGCCGGGCGCGGGGTGTCCGGACCCGTGAGTCGT
Encoded proteins:
- a CDS encoding SRPBCC family protein, which translates into the protein MTAFRLERTVAYGTAEAWRRVTDWRAHAALMPWTALTSVVPEPPGPGTVFTVRTGVGRAGFDDPMEIVEWSPPSGAGPGRFRLVKRGRVIRGWAVVEVRPEGSGSVVVWTEEARLRGVPGRLSARVGRVLFGRALDALLRNAG